The Staphylococcus simiae genome includes the window CTTTTTCAATTAATTGTTTTTTAACATCTTCTAATGTTAAAGTCGGATCAATTGTTTGTTTTTTAATTTTAACTGTATTATCAGACATGAAACGGCCTCCCGATTTTAAATATGAATAGTTAAAATGTATTCAATATTACTATTCTAAACTATATTCTTAATTTATTCATCCATATTTTAAATTTTATTTAACAATTTGAACTACTTTATTAATTATTTAATTATTTCCAATTATACAAATTTGGTAATAGTACTTTACCCGTACAGGATTTACTTAATCATCATTCAACTTAATCATTCAATTACATTCGTGCTTTATTCAAAGCAACAATTTGCTCTAAATAATATTTCTGTAGTTCTAAATCACCTATTCTTGATGCTTCCCTTAATTTTTGTTGCAAAGATTCTACCGTTTCTTCGTTTGATTCATTAATAACATTAATATAATCATCTATTTCATTTTCAAATGGTTCGTCATTCAAATGATACTGTTCAAAACTAATAAGCGTTTCTCTAATATCACTTGAATCTGTATATTGAACAACATTACTAATATCATAACGATCATTCTCAGCATAATAATCATGCAAAAGACTAAATATATACTTAAAATGTGCATTTGTAAAGTCATTTGAATCAACACGTTGATAATAATTTAAAAAGATATCTTTATCATTCATTAAATGTTTTATAAAGGCGCGCTCAGCTTTTTCTTGTCGACTTAAATTATCAAATTGTGCCATCCCAACTGGCACATTTACAGTGTTATAATCATAATAATCTTCTGGATACTCTGATGTAGATGAATTGTTAAATTGTACTTCATTAGCGAGTTGTTCAGGACTAATATTAAAAAATGGTGCAATATCATTTAATGCTTTTTGTCTCAAAATTGAAGATTTCATCAAAGATATATCTTGGGATAGTTCTTTTAAATAGCGTTCGTATGACAAATCATTATGCTCAATTTCGTCTTTTAAAATATTAGCTTTATAGTTGACAAAAGATTTTTTGTCATTTGTGATAAAAGCTTGGAACGCATCACTACCATATTTACCAATATATTCATCAGGATCCATTCCAGTTGGCAACTGAATTGCAAAGACATTGATACCTTGCTGAAGTAAATGTTGACCAGTTTTTAGTGTTGCTTCACTACCTGCAAAATCCCCATCAAACATGATTGTAATATTTGAAGTCAATTTCTTTATGAAAGTTACATGTTCATCTGATAATTGTGTACCCATCGTTGCTACGACATTTTTCAAACCTGCTTGATCTGCTTTTATTACATCCATAAAACCTTCTAATAATACGATTTCATCATTTTTTCTAATTGTTTTACGGGCTTTATCTAAGTTGTAAAGTAGTTTTCTTTTTTGAAATATTGGTGTTTCAGGACTATTCAAATATTTAGGTTCTTGATTTGTATAGGTTCTACCTGAATAGCCAACTGTTCTGCCTTGAGCGTTTTTTAGTGGAAACATGATTCTATTTCTAAATCTATCATAATAACTAAAATTTTCTTCATTACGTGAAAGCAAACCAGCTTCATATGCTAATTCTATGTCATAACCTTTTTTCTGTAAGAAGTCATGACAAAAATGTGAGTTATCAGGTGCAAAGCCGATACCTCTCTCTTTGATCAAGTCATCAGTAAATCCCCGTTGTTGAAGATATTCTAAAGCTTTTTCACCTTCAACAGATTTCATTAATGCGTATTGATAGAATTCTTGCATTAATTCATGCATTTCTATCATCTTCAAATCATCAGAAGCTATTTGAACATGAGACTGTTCAGAGTTGTCATTTATATCAACATGAACATTAACTCTGTCCCCTAATTCTTTGACCGCTTCAACAAATGAAATATCTTTAATTTCTTGAGTGAATTGAAAAACATTACCACCTTTTTTACAACCAAAACAATGACAGATTTGTTTGTCTTCAGACACAGTAAATGAAGGCGTTTTTTCATCATGAAAAGGACACAAACCGATATAATTGCGTCCTCTTTTTTCTAATTTTACATATTCACTTACTAAATCTAAAATATCTGTTTTATCTTTAATCTCATTTATAACCGATTGTTCTATTCGCACATTAAATCACCCATTACTCAGTAGTTATAGTATTATACAAAATTAATAGCGAAAAAGAAATCATTTCGATTTATTTTCTTCAATATAATGAATAATATCATTTGCTGTTTCTTCTATGGCTTTTTCCGTTACATCTATAACAGGACAACCAATTTCTTTCACAATACCTTCAAAATATTCTAATTCTTCTTTAATTCGTGCATCAGTTGCATATCTTGCTGAATCTCCCAAACCAAGTTGTTTCAGTCTCTCTTTACGAATTCTATTCAACTTTTCTTCACTAATTTTTAAAGCAATACATTTTGAAGGATCAATATCATACAAACCATCAGGTGGTGTGACTTCAGGAACAATTGGAACGTTCATTACTTTATAGCTTTTATGAGCAAGATATTGCGATAATGGTGTCTTAGATGTTCTAGAAATACCTAGCAATACTATATCTGCTTTAGGTAAACCTTTAGGGTCTTTACCATCATCGTATTTAACTGCAAATTCTATAGCGTCTATTTTTTTGAAATAGGCATCATCTAAGCGATGGACAATACCTGGTTCATTATAAGGTTTCTCTTCTACTGATTGTGATAATAAATCCATTAGTGGACCCATAATATCTACTGATTTTAATTTATATAATGCTACTTTTTCTAGCATATATTGCTTTATTTCAGGTTTAATAAGTGTATAGACAATAATTGCATTAGTGTCTCTAGCTACTTGAATCACTTCATCTATGTCATCAGTGGATTCTATATACGGATATCTTAATAATTCATTTTTACATTGTTTTGGATTAAATTGTGATATACCTGCTCTAGCAACTAATTCAGCAGTTTCTCCAATAGAATCAGAAGCTACTAAAATCTTAATATTTTCCATTATTCCCCGCCTATTCTTTATATAATGATACTATTAATTTAGTAATAGTCGTTTTTGATATTCTACCAATCACTTCAAATTTATTATTCCCTTTTCTACGAACGATCGGAATTGAATCGATTTCTTTTTCAATCATCTGATCGGCTGCATAGATAAGTAATTCACTTTCTTCTAAATATGTCACATTAGGCATACGTGTCATATTTATACTTATTGGAAGTTGGTGAATATCTGAACCTATCATAGATGCTCGCAATAGATCTTTTCTAGAACAGACACCAATAAAATCACTATTATCATTAATAATAAATAATGTACTGACATCTTCTAAAAAAATAGTACATATTGCATCGTATACTGTCGTACTTTCTTTTAAAACTACAGGGTGAGACATATAGTCTTTAACTTCAAATTGTCTTAATTTGTCATTAAATAATTTATCCTTTGATTTACCAGAATAATAATAGCCAACGCGTGGTCGTGCTTCAAGAAATCCTGACATCGTTAATATAGCTAAATCTGGTCGCAATGTGGCTCTAGTTAGATTTAACTTTTCAGCAATATGTTCCCCTGTAATAGGTCCTTGATCTTTTACAATTTCAATGATGCGTTCTTGTCTTTGATTAAGTTCTATAGGTCCTCACCCCTCTTATATTCACATATTATTATACCTATATTTGGAGATTGTCTCAATTACATTAATTTTACTTGCCTTTAAAATGTCTTTCAATTAGAATATATGTACAGCGAGTTAAGGATAGTGTAAGCTTAACAACTATTTTGGCATACTATATATAATAAATTAAAAGCGAGTGTATTCACTAATTTGGGTGGAACCGCGGGTTAAAAATGTAAATTATTTTGTATTTAATACAAATAAAATAATAACTCGTCCCATGGAAATAATGTATTTTCAATAATACTGTTATTTTCCATGGGACGTTTTTATGTATAAGGAGAGAAAATGATGACAAAAGATATGGATACAATTGTTTCACTAGCTAAACATAGAGGTTTTGTATTTCCAGGTAGTGATATCTATGGTGGTTTATCAAACACTTGGGACTATGGTCCATTAGGTGTTGAATTAAAAAATAATATTAAAAGAGCTTGGTGGCAAAAATTTATTACTCAATCACCTTATAATGTTGGTATTGATGCCGCTATATTAATGAATCCAAAAGTTTGGGAAGCGTCTGGACATTTAAATAACTTTAATGATCCAATGATCGATAATAAGGATAGTAAGATTCGTTACAGAGCTGATAAACTTATTGAAGATTATATGCAAGATGTCAAAGGTGATGAAAACTTTATCGCTGATGGTTTAAGCTTTGATGAAATGAAACGTATTATTGATGAAGAAAATATCGTGTGTCCTGTAAGTAAAACTGCTAATTGGACTGACATTCGCCAATTTAACTTAATGTTCAAGACATTCCAGGGTGTTACTGAAGATTCAACAAATGAAATTTTCTTACGTCCAGAAACTGCGCAAGGTATTTTTGTTAACTATAAAAATGTTCAACGTTCAATGCGTAAAAAATTACCATTTGGTATCGGCCAAGTTGGTAAATCATTCCGTAATGAAATTACTCCAGGTAACTTCATCTTTAGAACACGTGAGTTTGAACAAATGGAACTTGAATTTTTCTGTAAACCAGGTGAAGAAATCGAATGGCAAAACTATTGGAAAACATTTGCAAGTGATTGGTTAACAAACTTAAATATGAATACTGAAAATATGAGATTACGTGATCATGATGAAGATGAATTATCACACTACTCAAATGCAACAACTGATATCGAATATAAATTCCCATTTGGTTGGGGTGAGCTATGGGGTATCGCAAGTCGTACGGACTTTGACTTACGTCAACATGCAGAGCATTCAGGTGAAGATTTCAGATATCATGATCCTGAAACAAATGAAAAATACATCCCATATTGTATAGAACCATCATTAGGTGCTGATCGTGTTACTTTAGCATTCCTATGTGATGCGTATGACGAAGAAGGTGTAGAAGGTAGCAAAGATGCTCGTACGGTCTTACACTTCCACCCTGCAATAGCACCATATAAAGCTGCTATATTACCATTAAGCAAAAAATTATCTGGTGAAGCTATTAAAATCTTTGAAGAGTTAAGCTCTAAATTCTCAATCGATTTTGATGAGTCTCAATCAATTGGTAAAAGATATCGTCGACAAGACGAAATCGGTACACCATACTGTATTACTTTTGACTTCGATTCGTTAGAAGACAACCAAGTTACGGTTCGTGATAGAGATTCAATGGAACAAGTACGTATGCCAATTTCAGAATTAGAAACATTCTTAGCCGAAAAAATTAAGTTTTAAGTTATAACATGATTAAAAGCGTAAGATATACCTTCTTGGTACGTCTTACGCTTTTATTGATTTTCTAATCTTTTTAACTGATTAATTAATTTTTGACTTTTAAAAAACATGCCTGCATATTCCCTATAAAGCATGATTAACAAATCTGACATTTCATCTAATAGCTCTTGGGCAATATTTAGAGAATTCATTTTGTCGATGGGTAACTTTTGTAATATATCTAATAAGTATAATGTTTTATTAGATATCATAACTGCATGTGGATCTTGATGAGCTACATTTTTAGATATTGTCCCATCAAATTTGAAACTATAACCAACTAATTGTGATTGATCTTCATTACCAGTCACTATACAATGATCGAATGACGCTGTAAAACCAAATCGATTCATACATTTTAACAATACAATAATAGATAATAATTGTGCTGAAGTGTCTTGTTCAATTTTTGTTAACACAAATTGTAGTAATTGATAATTATAAGGAGAAATATCTCCTTCATCCATAGAACGATCAATAGTTTCAGCAGCTAAAGAGGCATAACTACTTACATATAAATCCATTTGTAGTTTATAGTGTTGATTAATCACATCTACAGAATTAAGTGTTCCCATGCCTCGCCATTGGTTATATATAAACAAACCATCCACAAACATCTGCGTCTGTGCTTGTAAGCCAGTTTTAACTTTTTTAGCTCTTCTGGCCATTAAGGGTACTTTAGCACCATGTTCATTTAATATTGTAATTACTTTATCAGATTCTCCATAATCAATAGCTTTTATTATAATGCCTTTTTGCCGCATTGGCATTGTACTTCACCACTCTCAAGATTAATCTTGATCTTCAATATATCCAATTTGGCGAATGAAGTTAACTTTATTTCTCCAGTCTTTTTGAACCTTAACCCATAACTCTAAATAAACTTTTGAACCAAGTAACATTTCAATATCTCGTCTTGCACGTTTACCTACTTCTTTAAGTTTTTTGCCACCTTTACCAATGACAATACCTTTTTGCGAATCTCGTTCAACATAAATTGTAGCTTCGATATGTACACGATCTTCGCTCTCTTTAACCATACGATCAACATTAACACCAATTGCATGTGGAATTTCTTCACTAGTTAAATGTAAAATCTTTTCTCTTATAATTTCACTTACGACAAATTGTTCTGGGTGGTCAGAAATTTGATCATCTGGATAATATTTAGGACC containing:
- a CDS encoding glycine--tRNA ligase, encoding MTKDMDTIVSLAKHRGFVFPGSDIYGGLSNTWDYGPLGVELKNNIKRAWWQKFITQSPYNVGIDAAILMNPKVWEASGHLNNFNDPMIDNKDSKIRYRADKLIEDYMQDVKGDENFIADGLSFDEMKRIIDEENIVCPVSKTANWTDIRQFNLMFKTFQGVTEDSTNEIFLRPETAQGIFVNYKNVQRSMRKKLPFGIGQVGKSFRNEITPGNFIFRTREFEQMELEFFCKPGEEIEWQNYWKTFASDWLTNLNMNTENMRLRDHDEDELSHYSNATTDIEYKFPFGWGELWGIASRTDFDLRQHAEHSGEDFRYHDPETNEKYIPYCIEPSLGADRVTLAFLCDAYDEEGVEGSKDARTVLHFHPAIAPYKAAILPLSKKLSGEAIKIFEELSSKFSIDFDESQSIGKRYRRQDEIGTPYCITFDFDSLEDNQVTVRDRDSMEQVRMPISELETFLAEKIKF
- the recO gene encoding DNA repair protein RecO, yielding MRQKGIIIKAIDYGESDKVITILNEHGAKVPLMARRAKKVKTGLQAQTQMFVDGLFIYNQWRGMGTLNSVDVINQHYKLQMDLYVSSYASLAAETIDRSMDEGDISPYNYQLLQFVLTKIEQDTSAQLLSIIVLLKCMNRFGFTASFDHCIVTGNEDQSQLVGYSFKFDGTISKNVAHQDPHAVMISNKTLYLLDILQKLPIDKMNSLNIAQELLDEMSDLLIMLYREYAGMFFKSQKLINQLKRLENQ
- a CDS encoding helix-turn-helix transcriptional regulator, translated to MELNQRQERIIEIVKDQGPITGEHIAEKLNLTRATLRPDLAILTMSGFLEARPRVGYYYSGKSKDKLFNDKLRQFEVKDYMSHPVVLKESTTVYDAICTIFLEDVSTLFIINDNSDFIGVCSRKDLLRASMIGSDIHQLPISINMTRMPNVTYLEESELLIYAADQMIEKEIDSIPIVRRKGNNKFEVIGRISKTTITKLIVSLYKE
- the dnaG gene encoding DNA primase, giving the protein MRIEQSVINEIKDKTDILDLVSEYVKLEKRGRNYIGLCPFHDEKTPSFTVSEDKQICHCFGCKKGGNVFQFTQEIKDISFVEAVKELGDRVNVHVDINDNSEQSHVQIASDDLKMIEMHELMQEFYQYALMKSVEGEKALEYLQQRGFTDDLIKERGIGFAPDNSHFCHDFLQKKGYDIELAYEAGLLSRNEENFSYYDRFRNRIMFPLKNAQGRTVGYSGRTYTNQEPKYLNSPETPIFQKRKLLYNLDKARKTIRKNDEIVLLEGFMDVIKADQAGLKNVVATMGTQLSDEHVTFIKKLTSNITIMFDGDFAGSEATLKTGQHLLQQGINVFAIQLPTGMDPDEYIGKYGSDAFQAFITNDKKSFVNYKANILKDEIEHNDLSYERYLKELSQDISLMKSSILRQKALNDIAPFFNISPEQLANEVQFNNSSTSEYPEDYYDYNTVNVPVGMAQFDNLSRQEKAERAFIKHLMNDKDIFLNYYQRVDSNDFTNAHFKYIFSLLHDYYAENDRYDISNVVQYTDSSDIRETLISFEQYHLNDEPFENEIDDYINVINESNEETVESLQQKLREASRIGDLELQKYYLEQIVALNKARM
- a CDS encoding pyruvate, water dikinase regulatory protein; this translates as MENIKILVASDSIGETAELVARAGISQFNPKQCKNELLRYPYIESTDDIDEVIQVARDTNAIIVYTLIKPEIKQYMLEKVALYKLKSVDIMGPLMDLLSQSVEEKPYNEPGIVHRLDDAYFKKIDAIEFAVKYDDGKDPKGLPKADIVLLGISRTSKTPLSQYLAHKSYKVMNVPIVPEVTPPDGLYDIDPSKCIALKISEEKLNRIRKERLKQLGLGDSARYATDARIKEELEYFEGIVKEIGCPVIDVTEKAIEETANDIIHYIEENKSK